A single window of Cololabis saira isolate AMF1-May2022 chromosome 24, fColSai1.1, whole genome shotgun sequence DNA harbors:
- the LOC133425244 gene encoding tripartite motif-containing protein 16-like — MAQKGDQLDQETFSCSICLEILKDPVAIPCGHSYCMNCIKSYWDEGEKKLPSCPQCRETFIPRPALVKNTMLAALVEQLKKTGLQAAPADHCYAGPEDVACDFCSGRKLKATKSCLVCLVSYCEKHLQPHHDVAPLKKHKLVDPSKNLQDNICPHHGEVMKMFCRTDQKCICYLCSVEEHKGHDTVSAAAERTERQREMEVSRQQIQQEIQDREKDVKLLQQEVEFINQSADKTVEDSEEIFTEMISLLQKRSSDVKQQIRSQQESEVSRVRELEEKLQQEISDLKRRDAEMKLLSDTEDHNQFLHSCPSLSPLSQSTHSSSISIRPLTHSSGISIRPLRYFQDVTAAVSEVRGRLQDILRDTWTNVSLAVTDVDVLLSQPEPELEPEPTSRAGFLKYSCEITLDPNTVNTELLLSRENRKVTFIKKHQSYSSHPDRFTNVCQVLSRESLTGRHYWEVEKTAGGVDVAVSYKNISRSGKEGNVFGRNDKSWSLWCVSSSFVFMYNDIRTSISGPRSSRIGVFLDHRAGVLSFYSVSETMTLLHRVQTTFTQPLHAGVGLGLSFLSGTGASAEFCKLK; from the coding sequence ATGGCGCAGAAAGGAGAtcaactggaccaggaaaccttTTCTTGTTCCATCTGTTTGGAGATTTTAAAGGATCCGGTGGctattccctgtggacacagttaCTGTATGAACTGTATTAAATCCTACTGggatgaaggagagaagaaactcCCCAGCTGTCCTCAGTGTAGAGAGACTTTCATCCCAAGGCCTGCGCTGGTGAAAAACACCATGTTAGCAGCTTTAGTGGAGCAGCTGAAGAAGACCGGGCtccaagctgctcctgctgatcactgctatgctggacctgaAGATGTGGCCTGTGATTTCTGCTCTGGAAGAAAACTGAAAGCCACCAAGTCCTGTTTGGTCTGTCTGGTCTCTTACTGCGAGAAACACCTTCAACCTCATCATGATGTGGCTCCATTAAAGAAACACAAGCTGGTGGATCCCtccaagaacctgcaggacaacatcTGCCCCCATCATGGtgaggtgatgaagatgttctgtcgtactgatcagaagtgtatctgttatctctgctctgtggaggaacataaaggccacgacacagtctcagctgcagcagaaagaacggagaggcagagagagatggaggtgagccgacaacaaatccagcaggagatccaggacagagagaaagatgtgaagctgcttcagcaggaggtggagttcatcaatcagtctgctgataaaacagtggaggacagtgaggagatcttcactgagatgatctctctcctccagaaaagaagctctgatgtgaagcagcagatcagatcccagcaggaaagTGAAGTGAGTCgagtcagagagctggaggagaagctgcagcaggagatcagtgacctgaagaggagagacgctgagatgaagcTGCTCTCAGACACCGAGGACCACAACCAGTTCCTCCACAGCTGCCCCTCACTGTCACCACTCAGTCagtccacacactcctccagcatcagcatccgtcctctcacacactcctccggcatcagcatccgtcctctcaggTACTTTCAGGACGTGACAGCAgctgtgtcagaggtcagaggtcgactacaggacatcctgagagacacGTGGACAAACGTCTCACTGGCCGTCACTGatgtggatgttttactgtcacaaccagaaccagaactagaaccagaaccaacgagCAGAGCGGGATTCTTGaaatattcatgtgaaatcactttggatccaaacacagtaaacacaGAGCTGTTACTGTCAAGggagaacagaaaggtgactTTTATTAAGAAACATCAGTCTTATTCTAgtcatccagacagattcactAATGTTTGTCAGGTCCTGAGTAGAGAGAGTCTTACTggacgtcattactgggaggtggagaagaCAGCAGGTGGAGTTGAtgtagcagtttcatacaagaatatcagcagatcagggAAGGAGGGAAATGTATTTGGAAGAAATGACAAATCTTGGTCACTATGGTGTGTCTCATCCAGTTTTGTATTTATGTACAACGACATCAGAACCTCCATCTCAGGTCCTCGGAGCTCCAGAATAGGAGTTTTcctggatcacagagcaggtgttctgtccttctacagcgtctctgaaaccatgaccctcctccacagagtccagaccaccTTCACTCAGCCGCTACATGCTGGAGTTGGACTtggactttcttttttgtcCGGTACTGGAGCCTCAgctgagttctgtaaactcAAGTAG